Proteins from one Nitrospinota bacterium genomic window:
- a CDS encoding type II secretion system protein GspL: MPNYIGLHIKKYRVDAVALKIAGDSFTLLEYVSSDYSGEESLADAIKEIARRFDQFSASWVVGLPAEDFSFRHLTFPFKKRKAVIQALKFELETVLPYSSQDMEFSQTIFSSGEKTKLLASAVMKKDIEQYRTALRKAGILARVMMPDVIALGNFGTALLGVKENAFIANVDRNGALMCFLGENGYMDIQSSERDVMEFRRFLATTGVEPERKFIGGEGADSSFTSFSSNGDEWKRELREKLKSTISPERMMVPLGLAARGALSPREGINFSKDSGFYKKYLSGFGIHAVGAALFLIMWIMFMIHSNGEKSRELAATKAQIDKVFKTALPGVKSVKPAFQLKEKVNELETRLKATGLVASERSDLLWLLTKLSEKVPSTSTYKVREVSLDERGVMLSGEADNIEEINKLREAIEGIGSYKTVEVNETKPSPDKKNTAFKIRMKK; encoded by the coding sequence ATGCCGAACTACATAGGTCTTCATATAAAGAAATACAGGGTAGATGCCGTCGCCCTGAAAATAGCCGGCGACTCTTTCACGCTATTGGAGTATGTCTCATCTGACTATTCAGGCGAGGAGAGTTTGGCCGACGCTATAAAAGAGATCGCCCGGAGGTTCGATCAGTTCTCCGCGTCGTGGGTGGTTGGTCTTCCGGCTGAGGATTTTTCGTTCCGCCATCTCACCTTCCCATTCAAGAAGAGAAAGGCTGTCATACAGGCGCTTAAATTCGAACTCGAGACGGTACTTCCGTACTCGTCGCAGGATATGGAATTTTCCCAGACGATATTTTCCTCCGGCGAGAAGACGAAGCTTCTCGCCTCGGCGGTGATGAAAAAGGATATCGAACAGTACCGCACGGCGCTCCGAAAGGCGGGAATTCTTGCGCGGGTAATGATGCCGGACGTTATCGCGCTCGGCAATTTCGGAACCGCGCTCTTGGGGGTAAAGGAGAACGCGTTCATTGCAAACGTGGATAGAAACGGCGCCCTCATGTGCTTCCTCGGCGAGAATGGGTATATGGATATTCAGTCGTCGGAGCGGGACGTGATGGAGTTCCGCAGGTTCCTCGCGACAACAGGGGTGGAGCCCGAAAGGAAATTCATCGGCGGCGAAGGGGCCGATTCGTCGTTTACAAGTTTTTCCAGTAACGGCGACGAATGGAAAAGGGAGCTGAGGGAAAAGCTGAAATCTACCATCTCTCCGGAGAGGATGATGGTGCCGCTCGGTCTTGCCGCGAGAGGGGCTCTTTCACCGCGCGAGGGGATCAACTTTTCAAAGGACAGCGGATTTTATAAAAAATATCTATCCGGTTTCGGGATACACGCAGTCGGCGCGGCTCTCTTCCTGATAATGTGGATCATGTTCATGATTCACAGCAACGGGGAAAAGAGCAGAGAGCTTGCCGCCACTAAAGCGCAGATAGACAAGGTATTCAAGACCGCACTGCCCGGTGTAAAGTCCGTAAAGCCGGCATTCCAGCTAAAGGAAAAGGTTAACGAGCTGGAGACGAGACTCAAGGCTACAGGACTTGTAGCATCCGAGCGTAGCGACCTCCTCTGGCTTTTGACTAAACTTTCCGAGAAGGTGCCCTCGACGTCGACATACAAGGTTCGGGAAGTTTCGCTGGATGAACGGGGAGTTATGCTCTCCGGAGAGGCCGACAATATTGAGGAGATAAACAAACTGCGCGAGGCCATTGAGGGGATAGGTTCGTACAAAACCGTTGAAGTGAATGAAACGAAACCTTCACCGGACAAGAAAAATACAGCTTTCAAGATAAGGATGAAAAAGTGA
- a CDS encoding prepilin-type N-terminal cleavage/methylation domain-containing protein, producing the protein MENRSLRAQWKGEKGFTLIEILISITIFSLIFTFILNVLTTSISASQSAEKTMDVDHVGRFIIKRITADLVSATTLPQSKSGGFIGKAQMYNGKSMDEMHFTSHTRLYYMARPQIDISEIGYYFLPDVNEQGENIMVLMRRESDVVEERIDMGGVSFQISNSIKELKIRYLGKSDRKLWLEHWDSENNGQQKGKLPKAVSVELTLADGKRDFFYSTVVKLQDYEGA; encoded by the coding sequence ATGGAAAATAGATCACTACGCGCGCAGTGGAAAGGGGAGAAAGGTTTCACCCTGATAGAGATACTGATCTCCATAACCATTTTCAGCCTGATATTCACATTCATTCTGAACGTACTCACGACCAGCATCTCCGCAAGCCAGTCAGCGGAAAAAACGATGGATGTAGACCATGTTGGGAGATTCATCATAAAAAGGATTACCGCCGACCTCGTTTCCGCCACGACGCTTCCTCAAAGCAAATCGGGCGGGTTCATAGGGAAGGCGCAGATGTACAACGGAAAATCGATGGACGAGATGCACTTCACGTCGCATACGCGTCTTTATTACATGGCGCGTCCGCAGATAGACATATCTGAGATAGGCTACTATTTTCTACCCGACGTCAACGAACAGGGTGAGAACATAATGGTGCTGATGAGGCGGGAGTCGGACGTCGTGGAGGAGAGAATAGACATGGGTGGTGTCTCGTTTCAGATCTCAAACAGCATAAAAGAGCTGAAGATAAGGTACCTGGGAAAGAGCGACAGGAAGCTCTGGCTCGAACATTGGGATTCGGAAAATAACGGCCAGCAGAAAGGGAAACTGCCGAAAGCTGTTTCGGTGGAGCTTACCCTTGCCGACGGCAAGAGGGATTTCTTTTACAGCACAGTTGTGAAGTTGCAGGATTATGAAGGAGCTTAA
- the gspK gene encoding type II secretion system minor pseudopilin GspK has translation MKELNNQKGMALVITLLVVVILTVTVTEFIFATWVDYSMAADFRDDQRAIMAVRGGVEAAKEILVQDFKQSDKIDSLVENWAVPSIPVPFYNTFVFVTIKDESGKLDLNQLVPTSDEPKQELVAIFVRLLEKLELDKDIASAVIDWIDINEEGLYEYGYYQSLTPPYKCKNGKLDSLEELKRIAGITPEVYYRLRPFVTIYSDWGSNATININTAKKELIHALDEGISEQMVEQLILARMEQPFDNTPIIKTLIPDFADQDLWVRFSPLIKVNSKTFSVTATTTVGEVMHDAEAVFTNRNAKSATLKYFRIM, from the coding sequence ATGAAGGAGCTTAATAACCAGAAGGGAATGGCCCTTGTCATCACTCTCCTTGTTGTGGTGATCCTCACCGTGACTGTAACGGAGTTCATATTCGCCACATGGGTCGATTACTCGATGGCGGCCGATTTCCGAGACGACCAGCGGGCTATCATGGCGGTGCGCGGAGGGGTAGAGGCGGCAAAGGAGATACTTGTGCAGGATTTCAAACAGAGCGACAAGATAGATTCCCTGGTGGAAAACTGGGCCGTGCCCTCTATTCCGGTCCCTTTTTACAATACATTCGTATTTGTGACAATAAAGGACGAATCGGGAAAGCTTGATCTCAACCAGCTTGTCCCCACGTCAGACGAACCAAAGCAGGAACTGGTCGCCATTTTTGTAAGGCTTCTGGAAAAACTTGAGCTCGACAAGGATATTGCGTCAGCGGTTATTGACTGGATAGACATAAATGAAGAGGGATTATACGAGTATGGCTACTACCAGTCTCTCACCCCACCATATAAATGCAAGAATGGGAAGCTCGATTCATTGGAGGAGCTGAAGCGGATAGCAGGGATAACGCCGGAGGTGTACTACAGGCTAAGGCCGTTCGTGACCATCTACTCCGACTGGGGAAGCAACGCAACGATAAATATCAACACCGCTAAAAAAGAGCTTATACATGCGCTTGATGAAGGGATCAGCGAACAGATGGTCGAGCAGTTGATACTCGCGAGAATGGAACAACCGTTTGATAATACGCCAATAATTAAAACGCTCATCCCCGATTTTGCCGATCAGGATCTCTGGGTCAGGTTCAGTCCGCTGATAAAGGTGAACAGTAAAACCTTTTCGGTCACCGCTACCACGACGGTCGGTGAAGTGATGCACGACGCGGAAGCGGTGTTCACCAATCGAAACGCAAAAAGCGCCACATTAAAATATTTCAGGATAATGTAA
- a CDS encoding prepilin-type N-terminal cleavage/methylation domain-containing protein, producing MIDAETLKDNFLEQEEGFTLIEIVISVAIISIALVTLLTILNRTIVASGDSSILTRGVMLAEEKLTVAEVEGELAAGVSEWETDKRYPRFRYRKTVEPTPLEGVVQVKMEVMYDKKAVVSMENFAR from the coding sequence ATGATCGACGCTGAAACATTAAAGGATAACTTTCTGGAACAGGAGGAGGGTTTTACCCTCATAGAGATCGTCATCAGCGTGGCGATCATTTCGATAGCGCTGGTCACGCTCCTTACGATCCTTAACAGGACTATCGTGGCCTCAGGCGACAGTAGCATTCTCACAAGAGGGGTGATGCTGGCGGAAGAGAAACTCACAGTTGCCGAAGTCGAAGGCGAGCTTGCCGCCGGAGTTTCGGAATGGGAAACGGATAAACGCTATCCCCGGTTCAGGTACCGGAAGACTGTCGAGCCGACTCCGCTGGAAGGTGTTGTGCAGGTGAAGATGGAAGTCATGTACGACAAAAAAGCCGTTGTATCGATGGAAAATTTCGCAAGGTAG
- a CDS encoding prepilin-type N-terminal cleavage/methylation domain-containing protein — protein MINFRKSGAPFHPQGGKMSSALSAEGGFTMIEIIVVVLIISIFASFAMPNLGNIGEFNLKNNALKLSRTITYLYTKAASARKTVRLDFDLKKGKYEAAILNLQGQFEPVEFPLFKKGNFSSGIAVRKFTTLFNGEPAGQAGYLHFMPEGFAEKAVIVLGDKKGRLISLVVDPISGKVKIEKGQVPFEYMEVEALNSLPVTGSIKVYISEAPLVAV, from the coding sequence GTGATCAATTTCAGAAAAAGCGGAGCGCCGTTTCACCCCCAGGGTGGAAAGATGTCCTCCGCACTCTCCGCGGAGGGGGGATTTACGATGATAGAGATAATTGTCGTGGTTCTCATCATCAGCATATTCGCCTCGTTCGCGATGCCGAACCTCGGAAACATAGGGGAGTTCAATTTAAAGAACAACGCGCTGAAACTTTCACGCACGATAACCTATCTCTATACGAAGGCAGCGTCGGCACGCAAGACAGTGCGCCTCGATTTCGATCTTAAAAAGGGGAAATACGAAGCAGCCATCCTTAATCTCCAGGGTCAGTTCGAGCCTGTAGAATTCCCGCTTTTCAAAAAGGGTAATTTTTCAAGCGGAATCGCCGTGAGAAAATTCACCACCCTCTTTAACGGAGAGCCGGCTGGACAGGCGGGATACCTTCATTTCATGCCGGAAGGTTTTGCCGAGAAGGCGGTCATAGTTCTCGGCGATAAAAAGGGGAGGCTCATATCGCTTGTCGTCGACCCTATTTCCGGAAAGGTAAAGATCGAAAAGGGGCAGGTTCCTTTTGAGTATATGGAAGTTGAAGCGCTAAACAGTCTGCCGGTCACCGGCTCTATAAAAGTTTATATTTCAGAAGCGCCTCTTGTGGCGGTTTGA
- the gspM gene encoding type II secretion system protein GspM encodes MNPFSNYDKRTIYAISGGVALALFIGLVIIPLISRSSDLDGKLEKSRKNLTEIIALAEKYQSLLMSSPQGLRNQRSNEPLSVIVEKSARKAGIGENISKMTPKLAGGKNREEEILVSFSSVSLTPLVEFLKDIQISPAGISVQKGVISTSFENEERLDANLTIVKVF; translated from the coding sequence GTGAACCCGTTTTCGAACTATGACAAAAGGACCATTTATGCGATATCGGGCGGGGTCGCGCTCGCGCTCTTTATCGGTCTGGTAATAATCCCGCTGATAAGCCGGTCGAGCGATCTTGACGGCAAGCTTGAGAAGTCGCGGAAAAATCTCACGGAAATAATCGCGCTGGCGGAAAAATACCAGTCTCTTCTAATGAGCAGTCCGCAGGGGCTTCGAAACCAGAGATCAAATGAACCTTTAAGCGTGATTGTGGAAAAAAGCGCGAGGAAGGCGGGGATCGGGGAAAACATTTCAAAGATGACGCCGAAGCTTGCCGGCGGAAAGAACAGGGAAGAGGAGATACTGGTGAGTTTTTCATCCGTTTCACTTACGCCGCTGGTCGAGTTTCTAAAGGATATACAGATCTCCCCTGCCGGGATCAGCGTACAGAAAGGGGTAATCTCTACCTCTTTTGAAAACGAGGAGCGACTGGACGCGAATCTCACCATTGTGAAGGTATTTTAG
- the gspN gene encoding type II secretion system protein GspN: MKEKFTALLERVREIYASAREVVAGTFSPVVQFAESMAERYPIIGVIAVKISEGLSWLKKTVEPALKGGGRKTVGYAALFFVSLMIFVILGFDTNSFKNYLEYKVKSKTGISVSIGKLGFSFPPGIRLRDLSVIKESEGLELKLSDIRGRILFSTLFTGTPQLRVVAYEKNGSLIFDAGKKLFGDKKFVLSIDSKNFPIHEIVVRASGKEFPAKVSINAKGGARLLKDLNSAEANLNIDLRDIKISEGIYGEGLMKKMSPHKAVCDVSLKERKLATKNCEIETPLGFAELNLNTILSPVVNRTPLSGTVIVKKPTGFLEPLLSMNEKLRKPDGSYHIPMKGTFASPGLVM; the protein is encoded by the coding sequence ATGAAGGAAAAATTCACGGCGCTTTTGGAGAGAGTCAGAGAGATATACGCCTCTGCGCGCGAGGTCGTTGCGGGTACGTTCTCCCCGGTGGTGCAATTCGCGGAATCGATGGCAGAGCGCTATCCGATAATCGGCGTGATTGCGGTGAAAATCTCGGAGGGTCTTTCGTGGCTCAAAAAAACCGTCGAACCCGCCCTGAAAGGGGGGGGGAGGAAGACTGTTGGATATGCGGCTCTCTTTTTTGTGTCGCTCATGATCTTCGTGATCCTGGGGTTCGATACGAACAGCTTTAAAAACTATCTCGAATACAAGGTGAAGAGTAAAACAGGGATCTCGGTTTCCATCGGGAAGCTCGGTTTTTCGTTCCCCCCCGGTATCCGTCTACGGGATCTTTCGGTGATCAAGGAGAGTGAAGGGCTGGAGCTTAAGTTAAGCGATATAAGGGGGAGGATCCTCTTTTCCACCCTTTTCACGGGAACACCGCAACTCCGCGTGGTGGCATATGAAAAAAACGGGAGCCTCATTTTCGACGCCGGAAAAAAACTTTTCGGCGACAAGAAGTTCGTTCTTTCCATCGATTCGAAAAATTTTCCGATACATGAAATAGTTGTCAGGGCGTCGGGGAAGGAGTTCCCCGCAAAGGTATCTATAAACGCCAAAGGCGGAGCAAGATTGCTTAAAGACCTGAACAGCGCGGAGGCGAATTTGAATATAGACCTCCGTGACATAAAGATCAGCGAGGGGATTTACGGCGAGGGGCTTATGAAGAAGATGTCCCCTCACAAAGCGGTCTGCGACGTTTCATTAAAGGAGAGAAAACTCGCCACGAAAAATTGCGAGATCGAAACGCCGCTAGGATTTGCTGAGTTGAATCTCAACACCATACTGTCGCCGGTAGTGAACAGAACGCCGCTGAGCGGGACGGTAATAGTTAAAAAGCCTACCGGATTTCTGGAACCGCTTCTTTCCATGAATGAAAAATTGAGGAAGCCTGACGGCTCATATCACATCCCGATGAAAGGGACGTTCGCCAGCCCGGGTCTTGTGATGTAA
- a CDS encoding type II secretion system F family protein, which produces MLFKYHGVDSKGKEKKGSVDASGAKEARVRLRAEGIYVTSIKEERVASGRGEGDFPLFQKSVPPKEMASFLRQLASLLSAGIPLMETLDATQKQSGSEFLKKVINELKDGVRQGAPLASSMEKHSTIFDKLTVATVRAGEAGGNLAHVLTKIADYKETNLRRENSLKSATVYPVTMAVIGSGVIIFLVAYIVPKISVIFEDMEAALPLSTQILMVITNIVLNYGYGLMIFLCVALLGVARYVKTKEGKRVLDKFLINAWILGPVVRASILARWSHTTSVLLTSGVPLLQTLMLSKEVTDNTIYAEALEKASDIIREGGAIAPSLERSKLFPPVALQMIAAGEKSGQSATLLEQVARDQGEELENRIAILMSLVQPILISVLGLAVGFIVMAILLPIFEISQLIG; this is translated from the coding sequence GTGCTTTTCAAATACCACGGCGTCGACAGCAAGGGGAAGGAGAAGAAGGGGAGCGTAGATGCTTCGGGAGCGAAGGAGGCCCGCGTCCGCCTGAGAGCCGAAGGTATATACGTAACGTCGATAAAGGAAGAGAGGGTCGCTTCCGGCAGGGGCGAAGGGGATTTTCCACTCTTTCAAAAGAGCGTTCCGCCAAAGGAGATGGCTTCGTTTCTCCGCCAGCTCGCGTCGCTTCTCTCCGCCGGGATACCGCTGATGGAGACGCTCGACGCGACACAGAAACAGTCCGGCTCTGAATTTTTAAAAAAGGTGATCAACGAACTGAAGGATGGCGTGCGCCAGGGCGCACCGCTCGCTTCGTCGATGGAAAAACATTCCACTATCTTCGATAAGCTCACCGTTGCGACAGTTCGCGCGGGTGAAGCGGGAGGAAATCTCGCACACGTCCTCACGAAGATAGCCGATTACAAGGAGACAAATCTGAGACGCGAGAACTCCCTTAAAAGCGCCACGGTCTACCCGGTCACGATGGCGGTAATAGGATCGGGAGTTATCATCTTTCTTGTCGCATACATCGTCCCGAAAATTTCCGTCATCTTCGAGGACATGGAGGCGGCTCTTCCGCTCTCTACTCAAATATTGATGGTGATAACGAACATCGTGCTCAATTACGGCTACGGCCTGATGATCTTCCTATGCGTCGCCCTGCTGGGGGTTGCGCGATACGTGAAGACGAAGGAAGGTAAAAGGGTATTGGACAAATTTCTCATAAACGCGTGGATACTGGGACCGGTTGTGCGCGCTTCCATCCTAGCCAGGTGGAGCCATACCACTTCCGTGCTTCTCACTTCCGGCGTGCCGCTCCTCCAAACGCTCATGCTTTCCAAGGAGGTTACGGATAACACAATATACGCCGAAGCGCTTGAAAAGGCTTCGGACATAATCAGGGAGGGGGGGGCTATAGCTCCGTCGCTCGAAAGGTCGAAGCTCTTCCCCCCGGTCGCTCTGCAGATGATAGCGGCTGGTGAAAAGAGCGGACAGTCGGCCACACTTCTTGAGCAGGTGGCCAGGGATCAGGGTGAGGAGCTTGAAAACCGCATAGCGATCCTGATGTCGCTTGTACAGCCGATATTAATTTCCGTGCTTGGGCTTGCGGTTGGGTTTATTGTAATGGCAATACTGCTACCGATATTTGAAATCAGTCAACTCATAGGATAG
- a CDS encoding aldo/keto reductase translates to MKYRLLGKSGLRVSEICLGAMTFGKEWAFGTDKEESRGVFDTFTKAGGNFIDTANKYHEGTSEKWLAEFISSDRERLVLATKYTLIMRPGDINSGGNHRKNMVESVNASLKRLKTDYIDLYWLHMWDYTTPIEEVMRGLDDLVRAGKIHYIGASDTPAWIVSRANMLAELRGWTPFTALQLKYNLMERTIERELLPMAKELDIAVTAWGPMNYGLLSGKYSVKDGKLVSTDGSKRYTEDQASIMDERRLKILGTLQVVAKESGRSMAQVALNWVKSKGAIPIVGAKTDKQMRENLEAFDFTLDDTHMEKLETASRIELGFPHDFLKTSGVMSRIFGDNVNNLETHR, encoded by the coding sequence ATGAAATACAGGCTTCTTGGGAAGAGCGGTCTTCGCGTGTCTGAAATATGCCTTGGCGCAATGACCTTCGGGAAAGAGTGGGCCTTCGGCACCGACAAGGAAGAGAGCAGGGGGGTATTCGATACGTTCACGAAAGCGGGTGGGAATTTCATCGACACCGCAAACAAATACCACGAAGGGACCAGCGAAAAGTGGCTGGCAGAATTCATCTCATCCGACAGGGAACGGCTGGTGCTCGCTACAAAATACACTCTCATTATGAGGCCGGGAGATATCAACTCGGGGGGGAACCATCGAAAGAATATGGTGGAATCGGTAAACGCCAGCCTCAAAAGGCTGAAGACCGATTACATTGACCTTTACTGGCTCCATATGTGGGATTACACCACCCCTATTGAAGAGGTAATGCGCGGCTTGGACGACCTTGTCCGCGCCGGGAAAATTCATTACATTGGTGCTTCTGATACCCCCGCGTGGATCGTCTCCCGCGCTAACATGCTTGCAGAGCTTCGCGGATGGACGCCGTTCACCGCCCTTCAGCTAAAATACAATCTGATGGAGAGAACAATCGAAAGAGAACTTCTTCCGATGGCAAAGGAACTCGACATAGCCGTTACTGCCTGGGGGCCGATGAACTACGGCCTACTTTCCGGCAAGTACAGCGTAAAGGATGGAAAACTCGTTTCGACCGACGGTAGCAAAAGATATACGGAAGACCAGGCATCCATAATGGATGAAAGAAGGTTGAAGATACTTGGAACGCTCCAAGTGGTCGCGAAGGAATCGGGTCGTTCAATGGCGCAGGTAGCCCTCAACTGGGTGAAAAGTAAAGGGGCGATCCCTATCGTCGGGGCGAAAACGGATAAACAGATGAGAGAGAACCTGGAGGCGTTCGACTTTACTCTCGATGACACGCATATGGAGAAACTCGAAACCGCGAGCAGGATCGAGCTCGGTTTCCCTCATGACTTCCTGAAAACTTCAGGGGTGATGTCCCGCATTTTCGGCGACAATGTGAATAATCTGGAGACGCACCGCTAA
- the gspG gene encoding type II secretion system major pseudopilin GspG — protein MKILSCIGERLGAWAKSIRRDAGNEKGFTLIEIMVVVIILSLLAGIVIPRIVSRPEEARRAKAGVQIKSIEGALNLFKIDNGFYPSTEQGLQALVEEPKSGELPSNYKDGGYLKKVPMDPWNHEYVYLSPGPHGDFDLMSYGPDGEEGGEGKNADINNWELE, from the coding sequence ATGAAAATTTTATCATGTATTGGAGAAAGGCTCGGCGCGTGGGCCAAAAGCATCAGGAGAGATGCGGGAAACGAGAAGGGTTTTACGCTTATTGAAATAATGGTTGTTGTGATCATCCTCTCACTTCTTGCGGGGATAGTTATCCCGAGAATAGTGAGCAGGCCGGAAGAGGCGCGCCGCGCCAAGGCGGGGGTTCAGATAAAGAGCATCGAAGGTGCGCTGAATCTGTTCAAGATCGACAACGGTTTCTATCCCTCCACCGAGCAGGGGTTGCAGGCGCTTGTGGAAGAGCCGAAGTCGGGCGAACTACCGTCAAACTACAAGGATGGCGGCTACCTTAAGAAGGTTCCGATGGATCCCTGGAACCATGAGTATGTATACCTCTCCCCCGGGCCGCACGGCGATTTTGATCTGATGTCATACGGACCCGACGGCGAAGAGGGTGGCGAAGGGAAGAACGCCGACATAAACAACTGGGAGCTGGAGTGA
- a CDS encoding sel1 repeat family protein, whose protein sequence is MFFKKIFTAIFCASLLIAPISYAADDGTDIYKEAMELYNKKEYDKAVPLLQKAADRGHVKAQRELATVYRLGLGGKKDLKKAVDLYLKSASKGDMVSQYSLGAMYANGIGVMKNSAEAFAWYRKSAEQGYSSAQLNLGLLYYQEKEFEKALDWFVKSAEQGNDGAQFVIGEMYRLGSGVDKNLQEARRWFSISATKGNTAARKRIEELDRLENPTSLPR, encoded by the coding sequence ATGTTTTTCAAAAAGATATTTACAGCTATTTTTTGCGCCTCTCTGCTGATCGCGCCGATATCGTACGCCGCCGACGATGGCACCGATATCTACAAGGAAGCGATGGAACTTTACAATAAAAAAGAGTATGACAAAGCGGTCCCTCTGCTCCAGAAGGCGGCCGATAGGGGGCATGTGAAGGCGCAAAGGGAGCTTGCGACGGTATACAGGCTCGGCCTTGGGGGGAAAAAAGACCTCAAGAAGGCGGTAGACCTTTATCTGAAATCGGCCTCAAAAGGGGATATGGTTTCTCAGTATTCACTCGGAGCGATGTACGCAAACGGTATAGGCGTAATGAAGAACAGCGCCGAGGCATTTGCCTGGTACAGGAAATCGGCTGAGCAGGGGTATTCAAGCGCCCAGCTGAACCTCGGCCTCCTCTACTACCAGGAGAAAGAGTTCGAAAAGGCGCTCGACTGGTTCGTAAAATCTGCTGAACAGGGGAACGACGGAGCGCAATTCGTGATAGGCGAGATGTACCGGCTCGGTTCCGGCGTAGACAAAAACCTGCAGGAGGCGAGAAGGTGGTTCTCTATATCGGCCACGAAGGGGAACACCGCGGCGAGAAAGAGGATCGAAGAGCTTGACCGCCTTGAAAATCCTACAAGTCTGCCGAGATAG